Proteins encoded together in one Leptospira meyeri window:
- a CDS encoding ATP-binding protein, with the protein MNHYFQRKHFESFYLGFLWGLLVLLLLSSFFFFYQVYESRMDRDLYEDQSSWNALLNRYSSYLKDAETGVRGYLLTSDPEFLEPYKNSLVQMEKLEISLREECEFAYNDELESIIRANHLKLEYIQNFIKSFPKNRPKKADFIESKRRMDIFREEVQLLLDKKLEKENLEKDRNRKFTIRLISISGGLFFILSLLILWMIFVLKRNTRILVEKELIEDRLFEIDDLYQNSPVGFHSLDANGYFVKVNRTEQEWLGYTEEELVGKIKWPDLLSEESKLIFQSNFPVFKEKGRIDNLRFEVIRKNGSSLFLNVSATAIYSKDNEMIRSRSVSLDISQMILYERALIDSRIRAEDANRAKSEFLSNMSHELRTPLNAVIGLSMWLMEDNPKPEQIEYLKNLRFSSETLLTLINDILDFNKIEEQMIIIEEIDFSLKDFISSVCSSFEIKAKEQLLLFQAEIDEKLPESICFDPTRMLQVLNNLLSNAVKFTKIGKITLRVHLVSKIGNDVVIRFEVEDTGIGIAPEKLKYVFEKFTQASEDTTRKYGGSGLGLAISKGLVELMKGNLELESELGKGSKFSFTFPCKIGKSNTNKQIHSLQDYSDLSGKRILIADDIEINRSIVIRFLKRWGIESEEADDGEEVLQKLSKGKFDLVLMDLHMPNMDGYMATKRIRENLSWKNLPIIALTASAQLETQDKIRSVGMNDFISKPFYPNDLFQKLSHWIVS; encoded by the coding sequence ATGAATCATTACTTCCAGAGAAAGCACTTCGAGTCCTTCTATCTAGGTTTTTTATGGGGACTTCTTGTATTACTTTTGCTCTCTTCATTTTTTTTCTTTTATCAAGTGTATGAAAGTCGTATGGATCGTGATTTATACGAAGACCAGAGCAGTTGGAATGCTCTGTTAAATCGCTATTCTTCTTATCTAAAAGATGCGGAAACCGGAGTACGTGGATACCTTCTTACTTCGGATCCTGAATTCTTGGAACCGTATAAAAATTCCCTCGTTCAAATGGAAAAACTTGAGATTTCTTTAAGAGAAGAATGCGAATTCGCATATAACGACGAGTTAGAATCCATCATTCGGGCCAATCATCTAAAACTTGAATACATTCAAAATTTTATAAAAAGTTTTCCCAAAAATCGACCCAAGAAAGCGGACTTTATTGAAAGTAAAAGACGAATGGATATCTTTCGCGAAGAAGTTCAATTGCTTTTAGACAAAAAATTAGAAAAAGAAAATTTAGAAAAAGATAGAAATCGTAAATTTACAATTCGATTGATCTCAATCTCAGGCGGATTGTTTTTTATTTTATCCTTACTTATATTATGGATGATCTTTGTATTAAAAAGAAATACTAGAATTTTGGTTGAGAAGGAACTAATTGAAGATCGTTTGTTTGAGATTGACGATTTGTATCAAAATTCTCCTGTTGGATTCCATAGTTTAGATGCAAATGGATATTTTGTAAAAGTCAATCGAACAGAGCAGGAATGGTTGGGATACACAGAAGAAGAATTGGTTGGAAAAATCAAATGGCCTGATCTTCTCTCTGAAGAGAGTAAACTAATCTTTCAATCGAATTTTCCTGTTTTTAAAGAGAAAGGTCGGATTGATAATTTAAGATTTGAAGTTATAAGAAAAAATGGTAGCTCGTTGTTTTTAAACGTATCTGCGACGGCTATTTATTCCAAAGATAACGAAATGATCAGGTCTCGTTCCGTTTCTTTGGATATCTCTCAAATGATTTTATATGAAAGAGCACTGATTGATTCCAGAATCCGAGCTGAGGATGCAAACCGTGCCAAGTCAGAATTCCTTTCTAACATGAGCCATGAATTGAGAACCCCACTGAATGCAGTGATTGGGCTTTCTATGTGGCTTATGGAAGACAATCCAAAACCAGAACAGATCGAATATTTAAAAAATCTGCGTTTCTCTAGTGAAACACTCCTTACGTTGATCAATGATATTTTAGATTTTAATAAAATTGAAGAACAAATGATAATCATAGAAGAAATTGATTTTAGTCTGAAAGATTTTATTAGCTCTGTTTGTTCTTCTTTTGAGATAAAAGCCAAAGAACAACTCCTATTGTTCCAAGCAGAAATCGATGAAAAACTTCCGGAAAGTATTTGTTTTGATCCCACTCGGATGTTGCAAGTTCTAAATAATTTATTATCGAATGCTGTGAAGTTTACAAAAATTGGAAAAATTACTCTTCGTGTTCATTTGGTTTCTAAAATCGGCAATGATGTAGTGATCCGATTTGAAGTAGAGGATACGGGAATTGGAATCGCTCCTGAGAAACTTAAATATGTATTTGAGAAATTCACTCAAGCAAGTGAAGATACAACCAGGAAATACGGTGGTTCTGGCCTTGGGCTTGCTATATCAAAAGGCCTTGTCGAATTAATGAAAGGTAATCTTGAATTAGAGTCGGAGTTAGGAAAAGGATCAAAATTTTCTTTTACGTTCCCATGTAAAATCGGGAAATCAAACACCAATAAACAGATTCATTCATTACAGGATTATTCTGATCTATCCGGCAAAAGAATTCTTATTGCTGACGATATTGAAATTAATCGTTCTATTGTGATTCGTTTTTTAAAACGCTGGGGTATTGAATCGGAAGAAGCAGATGATGGTGAAGAAGTATTACAAAAGCTTAGCAAAGGAAAGTTTGATTTAGTTTTAATGGATTTACATATGCCGAATATGGATGGTTATATGGCAACAAAACGAATTCGAGAAAACCTTAGTTGGAAAAATTTACCAATCATTGCTTTAACTGCTTCCGCACAACTGGAAACACAAGACAAAATTCGTTCAGTAGGAATGAATGACTTTATTTCCAAACCTTTTTATCCTAACGATTTGTTTCAAAAACTATCACACTGGATTGTTTCTTAA
- a CDS encoding hybrid sensor histidine kinase/response regulator, translated as MDIQKKLNVLIVEDSLASYKAIVSVLQNFGFSIFSERAEWKSEFEQRINDETWDIVISDFYLPDFDGRYVISRVKEINPELPVILITEFLPEEAASEFLNLGAAEFLPKSSIIKLPFVVNRELEAYRLKQSQKKAWDMLVHGEELLTRSQKISHLGHFEVIFPEKNTLWSLELYRILGFDFAEIPLMEKVWALLDEGEQDHIKVVWADLLKDNHSKEMIVTLNTKSGRKKVNLWLEAEKFEDSRFRIFGTIHDISDLSELEHSIQLNEQLFKGIFNNSSQAIFLLDLQGHVIRMNRNAVISFEREETDVQGLELIRSIFSNSDEESKKKLIYGMKLALKNQSFEVFVSYNLLDGREKYFDCDFYSLTDPSGKILYIVLEAKDITEKIVLERAYAQSQKLEALGTFAGGIAHDFNNLLTPMLAYVSFLNSEWSKGATNEAIQKSLPAIEGISKSLDRAKNLIQQILTYSKIDNSISKQLDLRENLLQVLKEVRTVSSNQITLFTDLGNEPAYVNADPIQIFQILSNLYENSVFALQDIPNPKITITLSKVLYEKSELLHVGFMKNTEYWKLGFADNGDGIPPEIIEKIFDPFFTTKGGKGTGLGLPIIYGIMVKMGGTILVNSSIGKGTEFDLYFPAWKAML; from the coding sequence ATGGACATCCAAAAGAAACTCAACGTACTGATTGTTGAAGATTCCCTTGCTTCCTACAAAGCAATTGTATCTGTTTTACAAAACTTTGGGTTTTCCATATTTTCAGAAAGAGCTGAATGGAAATCAGAATTTGAACAAAGAATTAATGATGAAACTTGGGATATTGTGATCTCTGACTTTTATCTTCCTGATTTCGACGGTCGTTATGTGATCTCCAGAGTCAAAGAGATTAATCCAGAATTACCAGTGATCCTTATTACTGAATTTTTGCCGGAAGAAGCAGCTTCAGAATTTTTAAATTTAGGTGCAGCCGAATTTTTACCAAAATCTTCAATCATCAAACTGCCGTTTGTTGTGAATCGCGAGTTAGAAGCCTACCGCCTAAAACAGTCACAAAAAAAAGCATGGGATATGTTAGTTCATGGAGAAGAACTTTTAACACGTTCACAAAAAATTTCTCATCTTGGTCACTTCGAAGTAATTTTTCCTGAAAAAAATACTCTATGGTCTTTGGAGTTGTATAGAATTCTAGGGTTTGACTTTGCTGAAATTCCCTTGATGGAGAAAGTATGGGCCCTTCTGGATGAGGGAGAACAGGATCATATCAAAGTCGTTTGGGCTGATTTGCTGAAAGACAATCATTCTAAGGAAATGATTGTCACCTTAAACACAAAATCTGGCAGAAAAAAAGTAAACCTTTGGTTAGAAGCAGAAAAGTTTGAAGACTCAAGGTTTAGGATTTTTGGAACCATTCATGATATTTCAGATTTATCTGAATTAGAACATTCAATTCAGTTGAATGAACAGTTGTTTAAGGGTATTTTTAATAATTCTTCACAAGCAATTTTTCTTTTGGATTTACAAGGACATGTGATTCGTATGAATCGTAACGCTGTGATTTCTTTTGAAAGAGAGGAAACAGATGTCCAAGGTTTGGAATTGATTCGGTCTATTTTTTCGAATTCCGATGAAGAGTCTAAAAAAAAATTAATCTATGGGATGAAGTTGGCTTTAAAAAATCAAAGTTTCGAAGTATTTGTCAGTTATAATTTGTTAGATGGAAGAGAGAAATACTTTGATTGCGATTTTTATTCTTTAACAGACCCATCTGGAAAAATTTTATATATTGTTTTAGAAGCCAAAGACATCACGGAAAAAATTGTTTTAGAGCGTGCGTATGCGCAATCGCAAAAATTAGAAGCGTTGGGAACGTTTGCTGGTGGTATCGCCCATGATTTTAATAATTTACTCACTCCAATGTTGGCGTATGTTTCTTTTTTAAATTCAGAATGGTCGAAGGGTGCTACAAATGAAGCAATTCAAAAATCCCTTCCTGCGATAGAAGGAATTTCCAAGTCGTTGGATCGTGCAAAAAACTTAATCCAACAAATTCTTACTTATTCAAAAATAGACAATTCCATTTCCAAACAACTAGATCTTAGAGAAAACTTATTACAAGTTTTAAAAGAGGTGCGAACTGTATCTTCTAACCAAATTACTTTGTTTACCGACTTAGGAAATGAACCTGCTTATGTGAATGCGGATCCAATTCAAATATTTCAAATACTTTCGAACTTATATGAAAATTCAGTTTTTGCATTACAAGATATACCAAATCCAAAAATTACAATAACTCTTTCGAAAGTTTTATATGAAAAATCTGAATTACTTCATGTTGGATTTATGAAGAATACTGAGTATTGGAAGTTAGGTTTTGCTGATAATGGAGATGGAATCCCTCCTGAAATCATTGAAAAAATCTTTGATCCATTTTTCACCACCAAAGGTGGGAAAGGAACTGGTTTGGGGTTACCAATCATTTATGGAATCATGGTGAAGATGGGTGGAACAATCCTTGTCAATTCTTCGATTGGTAAAGGAACGGAATTCGATCTATATTTTCCTGCCTGGAAAGCTATGCTTTAA
- a CDS encoding patatin-like phospholipase family protein — MIELFFPKKYSALCLKSAFFGFFAHTGFVRGLQEIGFKPAVVTGSSSGAMIGALYATGREMVEFESLILGLRKKDFWEGNSLSMLGRLLRKGLNGYSGVLTGKATRKILYPYLGNKKFSDLPIKLGIAVSNLSKNKRELITEGNVLDAVMGSIAFPFLYEVQEFQGQEFLDGGIGDGEPIKELILDPSIDRIVIHQINNHRPVSRNTMKRALDASVQIIESETEDLKSLLAKEKGKKLIRLETNTPYLSPNDFSKGKFALAEGRGTAYRHRAEILGDLELPVFGFFNQ, encoded by the coding sequence ATGATAGAACTCTTCTTTCCGAAAAAGTATTCTGCTCTTTGTTTGAAATCCGCCTTTTTTGGTTTTTTTGCCCATACAGGATTTGTGCGTGGTTTACAAGAAATTGGTTTTAAACCTGCGGTTGTCACAGGTTCAAGCTCTGGAGCAATGATCGGTGCGCTGTATGCGACTGGTCGAGAAATGGTCGAATTTGAATCTCTCATTTTAGGACTAAGAAAAAAGGATTTTTGGGAAGGAAATTCTTTGTCAATGCTTGGTCGATTGTTACGCAAAGGTTTAAATGGTTATAGTGGGGTACTTACTGGAAAAGCCACTCGCAAAATCTTATATCCTTATCTTGGAAATAAAAAGTTTTCTGACTTACCTATAAAATTAGGAATCGCAGTCTCAAATCTTTCAAAAAATAAGAGAGAACTGATCACTGAAGGGAACGTTCTAGATGCAGTGATGGGATCAATCGCATTTCCTTTTTTATACGAAGTACAAGAATTTCAGGGACAAGAATTTTTGGATGGTGGTATTGGTGATGGAGAACCAATCAAAGAACTTATTTTGGATCCAAGTATCGATCGTATTGTCATTCACCAAATCAACAATCATAGACCAGTGAGTCGAAATACCATGAAGCGTGCGTTAGATGCTTCAGTGCAAATCATCGAATCAGAAACAGAAGATTTAAAATCTTTGTTGGCAAAAGAAAAAGGAAAAAAACTAATTCGGTTAGAAACAAACACTCCTTATCTTTCACCAAATGACTTTTCAAAAGGTAAGTTTGCTCTAGCGGAAGGACGTGGAACTGCTTATCGGCATAGGGCAGAAATTTTGGGAGATTTGGAACTACCAGTATTTGGTTTTTTTAATCAGTAA